GCCAACGGAGCTAATGTCGGCTCATCTGAATCGGCCGCTGGTGCTGCCGGACTCGATTCCGGCTGTCTTTCATCCGCTGCTGTCGAAAGCGCTGCAAAAGCTGGCGGCGAGGCGATTTTCTAATGCGGGCGAGATGTGGCGATCGCTCGTGCAATCTGCCACCGACTATGGGTTGGGTAATCTCAACTGGGATGGGCGCTGCCCGCAGGGATCGCTTTGCGAATCGCGCTCGATGACGATTTCCCCGGCGCTGCCCACTGTTTCTCCTGTCCAGCCCCTAAAGCTCCTGCCGTGGCGATCGCGCTCCGTTATGACCCTAGAGCAGCCGACCACCGCGCTGGCGATCGCTCCCAGCCGGGGAACGCCACTGTTCCAGCCTTTTCCAGAAAGGGTAGAAACCTACCGAGCCAGTGGCGATCGCGTCTCGTTCCAGACCCACCTCACCGAGGTCTGGCCCAGCCCCCTGGCAGACGTTGACCCACCGGCTGCTGTGCAATTGCCGCAGCCTATTCGGGCATTGCAGGTGCGGCCGCAGGGCTGTTTTGCGATCGCCGCTCAGGCTATCTATTTGCTAGATGTGCCGCCTAGCGATGCAAATCAGCCCTGGCGCTGTCAGACCATTGCCCAAACGGAGCAGGATTGTCTGGTGGCGATCGAGGCGGCGGGGCGATGGCTGGCGATCGCCGCTCCGTCGGGGGATGGTGCAGCGGGTTCCCTAACGCTGCGATCGCTGCCTGATGGGGCCGCGTTGGGGCAGCACCCAACCTCCCTGTGGACTGCGCCAAACCCCATCCCGCTGCCAGTCCCCGCCGATCATCGTCGGCAATTGCTGTATGTGGCGGCGCTGGACGGGCGGCATCTGGTGCTGGTGTCGCAGATTTTGAGAGGCAATACTCACCTTGAAACCTGGCTGGAGGTGTTTAACCGACGGGGCGATCGCCTGGGCTGCCTGACGCTACCTGTGCGTTTGGGCCATATCACCGCCGCCTCCGACCCCTATCGCCTAGTCGCTTGCGATGCAGACGACCCCAACGCGCTGCTGATGATTGACCTGAAGCCATTTCGGGTGGTGCGGCTGGGTGTGGAAATTGTGCCGAAGTTGCTTGCGGCGGCGAACTGGGGCTATGTGCTGGCCAGCGCTGCGGGCGATCTGCTGCTGCTGGACGACCTGGGACAACCCGTTGGGCGGTTTCAGGGCCCTGCCTCACCTGTGGCGATCGCCCTGTTTGCTACCACAGGCATCCTCCTGGCAACCCAGACCGAAGCCCAATCCCAACTTCATTTGCTCAACCTGAAGGAAATGGATACGGATTTGATGTTTTGAATGTTCTTAATGGTCTGAAGCTTTTGAATCTGGTGTTTTGCAGAGGACTGCCAGCCAGAGCCTGCTAATCTAAAATCTTGGGCACTGTATCAGCGTGCCTGAAGGGTCAGCGTGCCTGAAGGCCGCTGTAGATGCAATTTGCCGCAGTCCTAAAGCCGCTGAATTGGCAGCCCAACATCGCAAATCCAAAATCTAAAATCCAAAATCTAAAATCGATACCAAAGGCACTCAGAAAGTCAATCAGCAATGGCACTCCAGGTCTACGGAATTCCTAACTGCGGAACTTGCAAAAAGGCGATCGCCTGGCTCGATCGCAACGCAGTCGAGTACGAGTTCATCAACACCAAAGAAACCCCACCCACCCAAGCGCAAATTGAGGACTGGATCGCGGCGCTGGGGTCAAAGCCGATGCGAAACACTTCAGGGCAGTCCTACCGGGCGCTGGGCGAGAAAAAAGACACCTGGGACGACGCAGACTGGGCCAAAGCCTTTGCCGCAGATGCCATGCTGCTAAAGCGACCGCTGTTTGTGAAAGACGGCAAGGCCGTGATGGTGGGATTCAAGGCGGCGGAGGCCGTGGTGAAGGAGACGCTGGGCGTGTAGGAGCGTGATGGAAGAACGTTACGAGACGCGATGTGCAACTTTCAATCTGCCCTCATCCCCTGCCCCCTTCTCCCGACTTGGGAGAAGGAGAGCAAGAGAGGGTTGAAGTCCCTCTCCCGCTCTGTGCTTCTTCATCTCCACACCCCGTTACCCCTCTTTTCCCATCGCTTTGATATCCACGCTGCGCCACAGATACCAAGCGGCGATCGTGCGGTAGGGTCGCCACGGTTCGGCGATTTGCAGCATGGTGTTCTTGTTGGGCAGGTCGGGCAGGCTGTAGAGCAAGCGCATTCCGTTGCGAATGCCCAAGTCGTCTACAGGCAGCACGTCCCAGCGGTGCAGCCGAAAGATCAACAGCATTTCCGCAGTCCATTTGCCAATGCCCTTGACTTGGGTCAGCGTGCGGATAATTGCATCAGCCTCCAGTTGCTCCAGATCCTCTAGGCTGGGCAGCCCGTCCAGCACTTTTTGCGCCAGGTCTTTGACGTACAGCGTCTTGGCGCGAGATAGCCCCGCACCCCGCAACACCTCGTCCGGCGTAGCCAGAATTTCGGCAGCCGTGGGGTGCGGCGTGTGGGGATAGAGTGCCAAAAAGCGGCGGTGAATGGTGCCTGCGGCTTTGCCGGAAAGCTGCTGGTAAATGATGGATTCCGCTAGAGATTCCAGCAAATCGCCTGTCTGCCGATCGTGCCAGAGGGTGCAGGGGCCGCTGCGCTCGATTGTCGCTGCCAGGATGGGATCAGCCGCTTGCAAATGGGCGATCGCCCTTGAATAGTCCATCTTAATCGTTTCTTGTAATTACTCAACCCAATAGCCAATCGAACTGATGTGAGGTAAGGGCACGAGAAATGGCATCAAAGGCAGAAATGCCCTGACGCTTTGCAGTATTGACCAGCGAACGCACCTGAGCGAATAACTCTGCTCCCCAGTCTGAGCGGAATCCGTTGGTCACCTTGCGAAAGATTACACTCCAGCGCAACGCCTGTTCACTCGCATTATTAGTCGGCGGGATTGCCTCATCGGTCAGAAACAGTAACAGATGAGCGCGAATCTTCTGATAGCGTTTGAGCAACCTTTGTCCCTCGACTGATTTGGGCTGCAAGTTGAGAAGCTCTCGGAGTGACCCACGCAATCGAGCGCAATACTGTTCGACGGTCGAGGTGGCAAGGATCTGTCGTCGCCGTTGCAAGGCGATGGCTTTGAGCAACAGCCGTTTCATCCGGGGCGCAAACAAATCATCCCCTGCATCAATCGCATACTGACAATCACGCAGTTGATGCGCTAGACATACTTGCCAGTCTTGGGCCGGATGGGCTGCCTGAGCACTGAATAAGTCAGACACCCAAATCTGCGGTTGATGCCCAGCCATCACGGTATCAATGACCGTTTTGCCACGAGTGGGACGAATCCCATGCAGACACACCTGGTCGTTTTGAAACACCCATTCCCACTGGTTTTTCCCATTCACCCGCGCCCCGGTTTCATCCCTACCAACTAGCCGAGCACTGCGTAAACGTTCCACGATCTTGGCAATTGGAGTTTCTAGCTGCCCCTGCACCCGTTGCAAGAGATTGGCAATGGCTCCTTCCGACAGCTTTAGACCGTAAAGGTCGCCCATCAAGTGGCTCAACCGTTGGTAGCTGATCGCATGGCTGTAGCGTAGATAGGTGACTAGACTCGCAACACTCGTACCAAAGGGAGACCCTGGCTCTAATCCGACTGGAACCGGAGCCTCATACGCCTTTTGGCAACACTGACAAGTCCCACCGTAGCGTTCAACTCGGGTGATGTGAGGGGTCAATCGGGGCAATTCAATGCGCTCGTAAATCCCACTCAATCGCTGCATTGATAAGTCAACTTCGACCCCACAGTGGGGACAGCTTTTAGCTTGGGCTATCACCACTTGATCTGGTTGTTGGCTCAATGTCCGCCCACCGTTGCGGTGATGCCTCGTTTCCTCACCCTTGACGGAAGTTGATTGAACACGGCTCTGATTGGGCTTAAAGCCTTGAGATGGAGGCAGACTCGAATTCTTTGACGTTTTCTTGACCCGTTTTTGCTTCAGCCTTTCCACCTCCGCTCGCAACGTTTGCAACTCCTGCCACAGCCCGCCTATCAGGGCATCCTTTTCGCTATGGCTCAGTCCATCGAGGGAGGGCAGTTCCTTCATGGCAAAAGCTTATCATCTTCTGCTATGGCCCTGCTCAGGTCAACCTAGTTGAGCAATTACGAAAACGCGTATATGCCAGAAAGTGTCTTCACAGCCTGGACGGAATCATAGGCTTTGGCTGACGGATTTGATCGGCAGTGCTTTTGATTACGCTGGCAATGGGCACGGCCACCAGCAGCCCCAGCACGCCGCCAACCTTGCCGCCGAGAAACAGTGCTGCAATCAGCCAGATGGGGTTTAGCCCAATGGTTTCGCCCATCAGTCGGGGCGACAGGAGAGTGTCGTTAATCTGGCCAATGGCAATCGCCGTAATCAGCACCCGCACGCCCTGCCCAAAGTCTTGCAGCGCCACAATGATACTAATCACCACCGTGGCCACCGCACCGCCGTAGGGAATCAGCGTTGCAACCCCCATCGTCACGCCAAACAGAACCGCGTAGGGCACCCCCCACACCAGCAGCCCCACGGTCTGCGCCACGCTAAGAATGCCCGCCAAAATCGCCTGCGTGCCAAAGTAGCGGCGAAAGGTGGTCTGGATGGAGTCTTGCAGCGTTTCGTTCCAAGGTGCGGGCAGCCAGCTAAAGATGCCGTCCCAGGCCGCCTCACCACCTACAAGGATGAAAATCGTCAGCACGATAAAGAACAGCACATTGATCAGGCTGGTGATGGTTTCAGTCAAAATGCCCAGCAGCTTGCTGCCCGCAATTTGAAACACGCTGCCCAATTGGTTGATTGTCTGATTCAGCAGGTCAGAAAGCTGGATCGGCAAGTTTTGGGCGATCGCCCATTCCTGCAACGCCCGCAGTTGCAGCTTGCCAGAGTCGATCAGTTGCGGCAGGCTGGCTACTAGAGCGCTCAACTGTTGCAGCAGCAGCGGGCCAAGCGTCACCGCCACCAGCGTCAGCACCAGCAGCGAAACACTGAGAACAAGGGCGATCGCCCAGCCACGCAGCACCCCCCGCTTCTGCAACTCCTGAACCGGAATATCCAGCAGAAATGCAAAAATTGCTGCCGAACCCAACACACCCACAAACGGGCTGAGATAGTCCAGCAGCAACAGCAATAGCCAGAGATTGAGAAACCCCAGAGGAAACAAAATCCACAGCCGCAGCCAACCCGGAAGAGCTTTGAAGGATGCAAACATGAATGCCAGAGATACGTAAAGGGAATGATTCTCTACAATCTTGCATCATTCTCAGCAGAGAAGGGGATAGGGATTTTGGATTTTGGATTGCCGATTTTGGATGGTCGGTGTCGGCTGTTCATTCCCGATTCTGTCAGGACTTACGCACTTGCGATAATCTCTTTGGGTTTTGGACAATTTCTCGCGGGCTGCGCCCGCGAGAAATTGTCCAACTGCGTAGGCCCTATCTGTAAAGACTCTGGGAGATCGAAAGGGCGATCGCACGACGGGTCAATCCCCGACTGCGGAATAGGCTGCTGCGTAATAGGCTACGGCTTCGGCCTACAGCCGCACTTCCTGATCGCCCACGGGTTCGCTCACCTTTTCGGCTAGGGCTTGGCGGGCGACGCGGGTCACATATACCGTCACCGCTGCCGTTGCGATAAAGCCAATTATCCGAATTGCCCACTGCACCGCCGCATTTGTGGGCTGACCTTCGCTGCCGATTCGCGCCAAGTCACCCGCCAGCGAGCCGAGGTAGACATACATAATAGTGCCAGGGATCATTCCAATCGACCCCAGCGCGTAGTCCCGCAGCGAAACCCCCGTCACGCCAAAGGCATAGTTCAGCAGATTGAAGGGAAACACAGGCGAAAGCCGGGTCAAAAGCACGATCTTGAAGCCCTCACGGGCAACGGCACCATCAATTGCGGCAAATTTCTGGTTTCCTGCAATTTTCTGGCTAATCCAGCCCCGTGCCAGATAGCGACCCACCAGAAAAGCGGCGATCGCCCCCAGGGTTGCGCCAATCAACACATACACCGACCCCAGCACCACACCAAACACCACACCCGCACCCAGCGTCAGAATAGAACCGGGTAAAAAAGCCACCGTCGCGACAATATAAATGGCAACAAACACCAGTCCGCCCACCACGCCCAGCCCGTCGATCCACTGCAAAGCATTTCTTAGCAACTCCTGGGGATGAAAACCGCCAGAATTCGCCGCGTCTTGGGCAAGCACTGGCAAACTGAGCAGAAAAGGGGCGATCGCGCTCATGACAAACCAAACCATCCGTTGCAACGCTCGATTTCGTCGGACTGATCGTAAAACCATCATAGGGTGTCCTTTTGCCTTAGCAGGCGAGTGGAGGAGAGGAGCATCGGGGAGTGGATTTTCGATTTTGGATTTTGGGTGAGCAGTCTACCAATCTAAGAGGGTGTTTGAAAAGGTATCGCCTGTAATGTTAAGCCCTCAGAGATCCCCCCTAGTCCCCCTTAACAAGGGGGGAAACCGCCTTAAAGTCCCCCTTTTTAAGGGGGATTTAGGGGGATCTTGCACGCTTTGCTACAAACAGTAGGACTTTTCAAATATCCTCTAAAATCGCCAATCTAAAATCCAAAATCGACGTATTTTCCTAGCTAAACTTCGTCAACAGCTTCAAGAATGCCTGCGTGCGGGGCGTGAGCAGCGTGCGGCGATAGGCATCGGCGGCTTTTTTGATGCCTTCGGCCTGCGTGGGATAAGGATGAATCACGCCAGAGAGGGCGCTGAGTCCCTGTTTGGTGGCGATCGCCAGCGTCACTTCGCTAATCATTTCCCCAGCATGACGCGCCACAATCGTCGCCCCCAGGATTTGATCGGAGCCGCGCTTGTGCATAATTTTCACAAATCCATCGGTTTCGCCATCTGCCAGGGCCCGATCGACCGAGGAAAAGGGAATTTTCAGGGTGTTGGTGTCAAATCCTTTGGCCTGCGCCTCCCGCTCGTACAATCCAACGTGAGCAATTTCGGGATCAGTGTAGGTCACCCACGGCATCACCAAACTGCTGAGCTTGCCGCGCCCCAGTCCAAACGGGGCAAACAGCGTGTTTTTAATCACAATGCGGGCGGCGGCATCGGCGGCGTGGGTAAACTTCCAGTCCATACAAATGTCGCCAGCGGCGTAGATGCGCGGGTTTGTGGTTTGCAAATAGTCGTTGACCTGAATGCCCCTGCGTGGGTCATACTTCACGCCCACCGCCTCCAAGTTCAGCCCTTCCACATTGGGCGCACGACCCGCCCCCACCAGAATTTCGTCCACCACAACCTTATGCACTGTTCCGTTTTGGCTGTATTGGATCACCTTACCCGCGCTGGTTTGCTCCACCTGCTCCAGCTTGCAATCCAGAATTAGCTGCATCTTTTCTCGAAGAAACTGCTGCTGCACGATTTCGGCAGCATCGGCATCTTCGCGATCCAGCAGATGCGAGTTTTTGTGCAAAATTGTCACTTGGCTGCCCAGTCGGTGAAACGCCTGCGCCAGCTCACAGCCAATGGGGCCGCCGCCGATCACCGCTAGCCGATTGGGGCGTTCGGTGAGCGAAAAAACGGTTTCATTTGTCAGGTGGCCCGCTTCGGCCAATCCAGGCACTTTGGGACGAACAGCCCGCGCCCCCGTCGCAATGACGGCTTTTTTGAACCGGAGCTGCACGCCATTGACGGCGATCGCCCCCTCATTCACAAATTCTGCGCTTCCCAAAAACACGTCGATACCGAGTTTACGAAAGCGATCCGCCGAGTCATGATGGCTAATCCCCGCACGAATCTTTCGCATCCGCCGCATCACCGCCGCAAAGTCCACCTCAACTTGCTCAGGCGGATGAACACCAAACGACATCGCATCCCGGATGTCAGCCGCTGCCCGCGAGGAACGAATGATGCACTTCGACGGAACACAGCCCACATTCAAACAATCTCCCCCCATCAGGCTGCGCTCGATCAGCGCCACCTTCAGCCCCAGCCCCAGCCCTGCGGCCCCTGCGGCCACCACTAGCCCTGCCGTTCCCGCGCCAATCACCACCAGGTCATACATGGCGGCGGGCATTGGGTTCATCCAGTCGGGCGGATGGACGTAGGACAGGAGCGACTGATTATATTCATCCAGCGGCTGAAGCGCGGGTTCCTGGCTAATGAATTGAGTCATGGCTAGAATCTCTAGGTGCAGGAAAGGGAGAGGAGGACGGGCTTTGTGGGAGGCTTTGTGAGAGGCTTTGTGCAAGGCTTTGACGGAGCGATCGCCGAGCAATGCGCGTAATCTGAACCGTGACCGCAATCGTGGCAAACAGGCCCAAAAGCCTGACGCTCCCATACGCTACCCGCATGGAAAGACTGACCTCTTCAGGCATATCAAGGGGCATATCAAGGGGCATATGCAGCGCCGCAACGTCGCCAACCAACGATCCAAAATAAACATACAGGAAGGTGCCTGGGATCATCCCCAGGGAACCGATCACGTAATCCTTAAGAGAGACACAAGTGATTCCGAACAGATAATTCAGCAAGTTAAACGGAAACAGAGGCGAGAGGCGCGTTAAAAACACAATCTTTAGCCCCTGCTGGGCGATCGCCGCATCGATTGCTTGGAACTGAGGATGCGCCTGAATCCACTGGCAGATCCAGCCCCTAGCGACATAGCGCCCAATCATGAAGGCAAACACCGCGCCCAGCGTTGAGGCAAGCAGCACATATACCGTGCCCCACACAATGCCATACAGCGCCCCACCCCCCAGGGTCAGCAGCGATGCCGGAATGAACAGCAGCGTCGCCAGATTGTAAATCAGGATAAAGGCGAGAATGCCCGTAGTCCCTAGATTTTTGACCCATAGCAAGAAATTGGCTAGCAAAACGGGGAGGTTAACGTGCTGAGTGGCGATCGCCAATGCAGCAGACAAACTCAGCCCCAGCATCGCCAGCAGCCAATATCTGGATTTCCGAATGGGCGATCGCCTCATGGGTACTCGAACGGGTCTGATTCTACAAGCGGTACAACCCGTTGTACGACGTTATAGCCTGGAAGGTTTTCAGATTTCTGAAGATAAGCTGAGTTTTTGCCAATGGTTTGAAACAAACAGAAAAGCCAAATATTGGCAGCCTCAAAGCCACCAAGTGCAGTCAGGCAATCTGAGTTAGAAAATCGAGTCAGCAAACCAAGTTAGATAAGCCTGAATAAACAAGGAAGCCTCTCTTGCTTGCTCTCCTTCTCTTACGTCGGGGAGAAGGGTTTGGGGAATGAGGGCAGATTGAACGCTGCACATCACGTAGCTGCACACCACGTAGCTGCACATCACGTATTAAGTAAATAGACCAGATTAAAAAACAGATCCTGAACCCTGCGCCGCCCGCGCAGCGGGCGGCGCAGGGTCTTTGGGTTTTATATTTATTAATGTCCACCTACTTAGAAAGCCTGATTCCGCCAGCCAAACCCGGCGGTCGTCCTTGCAATGTTTCCGAACGGGCAGGAGCAAAACTGGCTTTGGCTCACTTGAAACAAGTGCGTCACTAGGCCGCTTTAGCGCACGATGGGCGACGAATCCCGTTCACCAGGCAACTCTTGCGGCCCGCGCTCTCCTGGGGAACCGGGTTCGCCACGCGGGCCCTGGGGGCCGGGTTCACCGGGGAGTCCCTGGGGGCCGCGCTCTCCTTGGGGGCCGGGTTCGCCAGGGACTCCTCGTTCGCCTCTAGGGCCAGGCGGGCCGACAGGGCCGATGGGCCCAGATTCACCGGGAATGCCCTGTGGCCCTTGGGGCCCCGGCGGGCCGGGCACGGCAGGAAGGGCGCGGATATCTTGCCGCAGTTGGTCGAGTTCCTGGTTGAGCGTGTCGATTTGCTGGGTAGCGCTGTTGCAAAACTGGTCTGGGTCGGGCGGCGGCGACACCAGGGCCGTGGCGGCGGCGGTGGCGCGGGTCACGCCTTCTGCCAGTCCGTAAAAAATGAGGCCCAGAATAGCGAGGTTGGCGATCGCCACGCCCCAGTTTCCCGTTTTGAAGTTGAAGTGAATGTAGCGAATGTAATCCCCGCCCACCTGGATCAGATTTTTGCCTGCATGGGCAACCTGGGCAGCGGCGGGATCGGGCGCTGGGGGTTTGGTTTGCATGAGCGTTTCCTCCCGTTGGGGCAATGGTTGCGGGAAACAGTCGCGTCTGGCGGGTTTCTAAGGGGACGACTAGGGAGACGGCAGGGGAGACGGTTCGGCGGATGGGGAGGCGGGCTGAACCTGCTGCTGGGACGGGTTGCCGCCTTCGTTGTTGCCAAAGACCACATTCAGCCCCCAGGCGAGTCCGCCCAGAGCCAGCAGCCCAATCAGAAAAAAGACGAAATTGTAGTTGGTCGTCGTGGTGGTGGTCATGTTGCCGCCGACTTGGGTGACGTTTTTTCCACCCGTCGCGGTCATATTGGCGCGGTCTGGGGTCGGCTCTTGTGGAGAAGGATGTGCCATAAAAGTCTGTTGAACTCGACAGGACGTGTGACGATCGCGAATTCAGGCATGGCGCTGGCAAAAATGCATCCCGCGTTCAGTCCATTCTTAAGTCCATTCTGGAAACGGGAAGTGGGCGATCGCATTCCCCCTGGGGCTACTTTGGGAGAGCCACGTCGAAGCGGATGCTCTCCAAGGATTCAGATATCTCTTAGCCAGATTTCAGTCAGATCTCAGGTGGGCTAGCTAGATTCGTGCAAGACCTGCCAGGACTCGATAGAATGCTCACAGTTCATCTAGTGCTGTCAGCTTGTCCGCAGCGTGCGGGCGGGGTGGCGGCTTATTTGTCTAGCCGTTTTGGTTAACCATTCAAGCTTTTTAATTGAACATTTCCCCATGAGTGATTACTATCAAGCCGAACATTTGCCCAATTTTGGTCAGGTGGCAGAGGGTAGCCCTGAGCTAGCGAAAAAGTTTTTTGACTATTACGGCGCAGTATTTGCAGATGGGGCGCTGTCGGCACGGGAAAAGGCGCTGATCGCGCTGGCGGTGGCCCATGCTGTGCAATGCCCCTACTGCATTGATGCCTACAGCAAAGAAAGCCTCCAGCAGGGCGCAGATCTGGAACAGATGACGGAGGCACTGCACGTGGCGACGGCAATCCGGGGCGGCGCATCGCTCGTACATGGAATGCAGATGCTCGACCACGTTAAGCAGTTGGCCATGTAGGGCAAGTTTGAAAAGGGAAGTTTGACCATGTTTGATGATGCTGAATTGACCCCTGCGGGCGCATCGGGGGCAATCGCCGCTCGGATTTCGCAAGCGCTGGATCTGGAGAATAACAGCGCTGGCCCAAAGCCCACGACCTCTTTGCTAAGGCGGCGATCGCCCTTGGCTAACCCTCAGCAGCAGCTACAGACGCTAGAGTCTGTACCCCTAGAGGGCGATTCCCGTAGGGATCGCTTCGCGAATCGCGCTGACTTTGCCGCCCGATTGCAGCAGCACGGCTGGCCCTCGCTCCGGCCGGCGACTTTGGAAATTTTTCAAATTAACGTCGGCAAGCTGTGCAACATGACCTGTCGCCATTGCCACGTCGATGCGGGCCCCGACCGCCACGAGGTGATGTCCCGCGATACGATCGAGGTCTGCCTCCGCGCCCTCGACCAAACCACCGCCCACACGGTAGACATCACGGGCGGCGCACCGGAATTAAACCCACACTTTCGTTACTTAGTAGAGGAATGCGTGCAGCGGGGCAAGCATGTCATCGACCGCTGCAACCTCACCGTGCTGCTGATTCCCAGCCTGCAAGATTTGCCCGAATGGCTGGCGGAACGGGGCGTAGAGGTGGTCTGTTCGCTGCCCCACTATCGCCAGTTCAACACCGACAGCCAGCGCGGCGACGGCACCTTCGAGAAATCCATCGAGGCGCTGCGGCGGCTGAATGCAGCGGGCTATGGCCAGGGGGATGCCAAGCGGCGGCTGACGCTGATGTCTAATCCGGTTGGAGCGTTTTTGGCGGGCAGCCAGGTCAAGATGGAGCAGGAATGGAAGGCTGGCTTGCTAAAGAATCACGGCGTAACCTTCGATCGCCTGATCGCGTTGAACAATATGCCCATTTCTCGCTATCTGGAGTGGCTAGAGCAGTCGGGCAATCTGAAGCGCTATCTGGAAGTGCTGGTGAATGCGTTTAACCCAGCGACGATTTCCGGGCTGATGTGTCGCAATACGCTGTCGATTTCCTGGGATGGCCGCCTGTTTGATTGCGACTTTAACCAAATGCTGGAGTTGCCCGTACAGCTAGCGGGCGATCGCCCCGCCACGGTTCACGACTTTCATCCCGACTTGCTGGCGCAGCGAGAAATTGTGACGGCGAGACATTGCTTTGGCTGCACAGCCGGGGCAGGCAGCTCCTGCGGCGGCGCGATTGAGTAGGGGCTTTGCGACCAGAGAAGCGCTCAGGCTACCACCAGCGATCGCCCCAGCGGAAAAACTCTGGGCGATCGAAGTGGAACCGACCAAAGCCGAGAAACTGTCCGTGGGCGCTGCCGCCGTCTGGTTCTGGCGGAAAGGCGACCACGCGGAACAGATAGGTGCCGTCTAGCTGGGGATTTCGCCTGGGGCGCAGGGCCAGGGTAGCAGTGGTTCCTGGCGGCAGGGGCGGATCGAAGACGACCGCAAGGGTCTGGGTATCGCGGTCATAGGCCACGGAACCAAGGGATAGGCGATCGCCCCTCCGGTTTCGCGTGCCCACAAACGCACTAGTCGCCTCCAGTCGATAACTTTAGTTTGGACTAATGGTGAAGAGGAAGGCAGTCAATGAGAAGCACCGACTGCCG
The Thermoleptolyngbya sichuanensis A183 DNA segment above includes these coding regions:
- a CDS encoding serine/threonine-protein kinase, encoding MASFSKKERQRSRYRQLGLIGQGQFGRVFCAVHRQTGQLVALKNLERQRFPTHKFLRELRFLLTLQHENIVTCQALEHTATGRYLVMDYCEGGTLRSLLNEDHRLHPAQSLKLVADMLAGLEHAHSQGIVHCDIKPENILLSVERWGWTARISDFGIARLRQELAESPSGGGNTGSPAYMAPERFYGQYSPAADLYSVGILLFELLAGYRPFSGTPTELMSAHLNRPLVLPDSIPAVFHPLLSKALQKLAARRFSNAGEMWRSLVQSATDYGLGNLNWDGRCPQGSLCESRSMTISPALPTVSPVQPLKLLPWRSRSVMTLEQPTTALAIAPSRGTPLFQPFPERVETYRASGDRVSFQTHLTEVWPSPLADVDPPAAVQLPQPIRALQVRPQGCFAIAAQAIYLLDVPPSDANQPWRCQTIAQTEQDCLVAIEAAGRWLAIAAPSGDGAAGSLTLRSLPDGAALGQHPTSLWTAPNPIPLPVPADHRRQLLYVAALDGRHLVLVSQILRGNTHLETWLEVFNRRGDRLGCLTLPVRLGHITAASDPYRLVACDADDPNALLMIDLKPFRVVRLGVEIVPKLLAAANWGYVLASAAGDLLLLDDLGQPVGRFQGPASPVAIALFATTGILLATQTEAQSQLHLLNLKEMDTDLMF
- a CDS encoding Spx/MgsR family RNA polymerase-binding regulatory protein — encoded protein: MALQVYGIPNCGTCKKAIAWLDRNAVEYEFINTKETPPTQAQIEDWIAALGSKPMRNTSGQSYRALGEKKDTWDDADWAKAFAADAMLLKRPLFVKDGKAVMVGFKAAEAVVKETLGV
- a CDS encoding DNA-3-methyladenine glycosylase family protein, with translation MDYSRAIAHLQAADPILAATIERSGPCTLWHDRQTGDLLESLAESIIYQQLSGKAAGTIHRRFLALYPHTPHPTAAEILATPDEVLRGAGLSRAKTLYVKDLAQKVLDGLPSLEDLEQLEADAIIRTLTQVKGIGKWTAEMLLIFRLHRWDVLPVDDLGIRNGMRLLYSLPDLPNKNTMLQIAEPWRPYRTIAAWYLWRSVDIKAMGKEG
- the tnpC gene encoding IS66 family transposase codes for the protein MKELPSLDGLSHSEKDALIGGLWQELQTLRAEVERLKQKRVKKTSKNSSLPPSQGFKPNQSRVQSTSVKGEETRHHRNGGRTLSQQPDQVVIAQAKSCPHCGVEVDLSMQRLSGIYERIELPRLTPHITRVERYGGTCQCCQKAYEAPVPVGLEPGSPFGTSVASLVTYLRYSHAISYQRLSHLMGDLYGLKLSEGAIANLLQRVQGQLETPIAKIVERLRSARLVGRDETGARVNGKNQWEWVFQNDQVCLHGIRPTRGKTVIDTVMAGHQPQIWVSDLFSAQAAHPAQDWQVCLAHQLRDCQYAIDAGDDLFAPRMKRLLLKAIALQRRRQILATSTVEQYCARLRGSLRELLNLQPKSVEGQRLLKRYQKIRAHLLLFLTDEAIPPTNNASEQALRWSVIFRKVTNGFRSDWGAELFAQVRSLVNTAKRQGISAFDAISRALTSHQFDWLLG
- a CDS encoding AI-2E family transporter — its product is MFASFKALPGWLRLWILFPLGFLNLWLLLLLLDYLSPFVGVLGSAAIFAFLLDIPVQELQKRGVLRGWAIALVLSVSLLVLTLVAVTLGPLLLQQLSALVASLPQLIDSGKLQLRALQEWAIAQNLPIQLSDLLNQTINQLGSVFQIAGSKLLGILTETITSLINVLFFIVLTIFILVGGEAAWDGIFSWLPAPWNETLQDSIQTTFRRYFGTQAILAGILSVAQTVGLLVWGVPYAVLFGVTMGVATLIPYGGAVATVVISIIVALQDFGQGVRVLITAIAIGQINDTLLSPRLMGETIGLNPIWLIAALFLGGKVGGVLGLLVAVPIASVIKSTADQIRQPKPMIPSRL
- a CDS encoding TVP38/TMEM64 family protein, whose product is MSAIAPFLLSLPVLAQDAANSGGFHPQELLRNALQWIDGLGVVGGLVFVAIYIVATVAFLPGSILTLGAGVVFGVVLGSVYVLIGATLGAIAAFLVGRYLARGWISQKIAGNQKFAAIDGAVAREGFKIVLLTRLSPVFPFNLLNYAFGVTGVSLRDYALGSIGMIPGTIMYVYLGSLAGDLARIGSEGQPTNAAVQWAIRIIGFIATAAVTVYVTRVARQALAEKVSEPVGDQEVRL
- a CDS encoding mercuric reductase — protein: MTQFISQEPALQPLDEYNQSLLSYVHPPDWMNPMPAAMYDLVVIGAGTAGLVVAAGAAGLGLGLKVALIERSLMGGDCLNVGCVPSKCIIRSSRAAADIRDAMSFGVHPPEQVEVDFAAVMRRMRKIRAGISHHDSADRFRKLGIDVFLGSAEFVNEGAIAVNGVQLRFKKAVIATGARAVRPKVPGLAEAGHLTNETVFSLTERPNRLAVIGGGPIGCELAQAFHRLGSQVTILHKNSHLLDREDADAAEIVQQQFLREKMQLILDCKLEQVEQTSAGKVIQYSQNGTVHKVVVDEILVGAGRAPNVEGLNLEAVGVKYDPRRGIQVNDYLQTTNPRIYAAGDICMDWKFTHAADAAARIVIKNTLFAPFGLGRGKLSSLVMPWVTYTDPEIAHVGLYEREAQAKGFDTNTLKIPFSSVDRALADGETDGFVKIMHKRGSDQILGATIVARHAGEMISEVTLAIATKQGLSALSGVIHPYPTQAEGIKKAADAYRRTLLTPRTQAFLKLLTKFS
- a CDS encoding TVP38/TMEM64 family protein — protein: MRRSPIRKSRYWLLAMLGLSLSAALAIATQHVNLPVLLANFLLWVKNLGTTGILAFILIYNLATLLFIPASLLTLGGGALYGIVWGTVYVLLASTLGAVFAFMIGRYVARGWICQWIQAHPQFQAIDAAIAQQGLKIVFLTRLSPLFPFNLLNYLFGITCVSLKDYVIGSLGMIPGTFLYVYFGSLVGDVAALHMPLDMPLDMPEEVSLSMRVAYGSVRLLGLFATIAVTVQITRIARRSLRQSLAQSLSQSLPQSPSSSPFPAPRDSSHDSIH